A stretch of the Mycoplasmoides genitalium G37 genome encodes the following:
- a CDS encoding ATP-dependent 6-phosphofructokinase, giving the protein MDKIAILTSGGDASGMNATIAYLTKYAIAKQLEVFYVKNGYYGLYHNHFITSKELDLTDFFFMGGTVIGSSRFKQFQDPSLRKQAVLNLKKRGINNLVVIGGDGSYMGAKALSELGLNCFCLPGTIDNDVNSSEFTIGFWTALEAIRVNVEAIYHTTKSHNRLAIIEVMGRDCSDLTIFGGLATNASFVVTSKNSLDLNGFEKAVRKVLQFQNYCVVLVSENIYGKNGLPSLEMVKEHFENNAIKCNLVSLGHTQRGFSPNSIELFQISLMAKHTIDLVVNNANSQVIGMKNNQAVNYDFNTAFNLPKADRTKLLNQVNTAII; this is encoded by the coding sequence ATGGATAAAATAGCTATTTTAACTTCGGGTGGTGATGCTAGTGGGATGAATGCCACCATCGCTTATCTAACCAAATATGCAATTGCAAAGCAATTGGAAGTTTTTTATGTAAAAAACGGTTATTATGGCTTGTATCACAACCATTTTATCACCAGTAAGGAACTTGATTTAACTGACTTTTTCTTTATGGGGGGAACAGTAATAGGATCAAGTCGTTTCAAACAGTTTCAAGATCCTAGCTTACGAAAACAAGCAGTTTTAAACCTCAAAAAACGTGGTATTAACAACCTTGTTGTTATTGGTGGGGATGGGAGTTATATGGGTGCTAAAGCACTCAGTGAATTAGGATTAAACTGCTTTTGTTTACCTGGTACGATCGACAATGATGTCAATTCCAGTGAATTTACCATTGGTTTTTGAACTGCTTTAGAAGCAATTCGGGTTAATGTTGAAGCAATTTATCACACCACCAAATCCCATAACCGCTTAGCAATCATAGAAGTGATGGGGCGTGATTGTAGTGATCTGACCATCTTTGGGGGGTTAGCTACTAATGCTAGTTTTGTTGTTACTAGCAAAAATAGCTTGGATCTCAATGGCTTTGAAAAAGCAGTGAGAAAGGTGTTGCAATTCCAGAACTATTGTGTTGTTTTGGTTAGTGAAAACATCTATGGTAAGAACGGTTTACCTAGTTTAGAAATGGTTAAAGAGCACTTTGAAAACAACGCAATTAAGTGTAACCTAGTTTCACTAGGACACACCCAAAGGGGCTTTAGTCCTAATAGTATCGAACTCTTTCAGATTAGTTTAATGGCTAAACACACGATTGATCTGGTTGTAAATAATGCCAACAGTCAAGTAATAGGGATGAAAAACAACCAAGCAGTTAACTATGATTTTAACACTGCTTTTAATTTACCAAAAGCTGATAGAACCAAGTTACTTAACCAAGTTAACACTGCAATTATTTAA
- the pyk gene encoding pyruvate kinase has product MIDHLKRTKIIATCGPALTKSLVSLKMLDDNEYAAIKKVAYANIEAIIKSGVSVIRLNFSHGTHEEQQVRIKIVRDVAKAMNIPVSIMLDTNGPEIRIVETKKEGLKITKDSEVIINTMSKMIASDNQFAVSDASGKYNMVNDVNIGQKILVDDGKLTLVVTRVDKQHNQVICVAKNDHTVFTKKRLNLPNAQYSIPFLSEKDLKDIDFGLSQGIDYIAASFVNTVADIKQLRDYLKLKNASGVKIIAKIESNHALNNIDKIIKASDGIMVARGDLGLEIPYYQVPYWQRYMIKACRFFNKRSITATQMLDSLEKNIQPTRAEVTDVYFAVDRGNDATMLSGETASGLYPLNAVAVMQKIDKQSETFFDYQYNVNYYLKNSTANKSRFWHNVVLPLTKKTVPKRKLVNSAFKYDFIVYPTNNINRIYALSNARLAAAVIILTNNKRVYTGHGVDYGIFCYLIDKNPNQLTKAELIELAWKAINHYQAYGDLEKLKQCLAVYNETIINL; this is encoded by the coding sequence ATGATTGACCATTTAAAAAGAACAAAGATAATCGCTACCTGTGGCCCAGCTTTAACAAAAAGCTTGGTTAGCTTAAAGATGCTTGATGATAATGAGTATGCAGCTATTAAAAAGGTTGCTTATGCCAACATTGAAGCAATTATTAAAAGTGGGGTTAGTGTGATTAGGCTTAACTTCTCTCATGGTACCCATGAAGAACAACAAGTGAGGATCAAGATAGTAAGGGATGTAGCGAAAGCAATGAACATCCCTGTTTCTATTATGTTAGATACAAATGGTCCTGAGATCAGGATAGTAGAAACTAAAAAAGAGGGTTTGAAAATCACCAAAGATAGTGAAGTGATTATCAACACCATGAGTAAAATGATCGCTAGTGACAACCAGTTTGCTGTCAGTGATGCTAGTGGCAAATACAACATGGTTAATGATGTGAATATAGGTCAGAAAATCCTTGTTGATGATGGTAAGTTAACCCTGGTTGTCACAAGGGTTGACAAACAACATAACCAGGTTATCTGTGTTGCAAAAAACGACCACACAGTTTTCACTAAAAAAAGACTTAACCTACCCAACGCACAGTACTCTATCCCTTTTCTCAGTGAAAAGGATCTGAAGGATATTGACTTTGGTTTAAGCCAAGGTATTGACTATATTGCTGCCTCTTTTGTTAATACTGTTGCAGATATTAAACAACTGAGAGATTATCTGAAATTAAAGAATGCTAGTGGGGTGAAGATCATCGCTAAGATTGAATCTAATCATGCTTTAAATAACATTGATAAGATCATTAAAGCTAGCGATGGGATTATGGTTGCTAGGGGTGATTTGGGCCTTGAAATCCCTTATTACCAAGTCCCTTACTGACAAAGGTACATGATTAAAGCTTGTCGCTTTTTTAACAAGCGTTCTATTACTGCAACCCAAATGCTTGATTCACTAGAAAAAAACATCCAACCAACCCGAGCTGAAGTGACTGATGTTTACTTTGCAGTTGATCGGGGTAATGATGCAACTATGTTAAGTGGGGAAACTGCTAGTGGGCTTTACCCTTTAAATGCAGTAGCGGTGATGCAAAAGATTGATAAACAATCAGAAACCTTCTTTGATTACCAGTATAACGTTAACTATTATTTGAAAAACTCCACGGCAAATAAAAGTAGGTTTTGACACAACGTTGTTTTACCTTTAACAAAAAAGACTGTTCCTAAAAGAAAACTTGTTAACAGTGCCTTTAAGTATGACTTTATTGTCTATCCTACTAATAACATTAACAGGATCTATGCATTATCAAACGCACGCTTAGCAGCAGCAGTTATTATTTTAACCAACAACAAACGGGTTTACACTGGCCATGGTGTTGATTATGGGATCTTCTGTTATTTAATTGATAAAAACCCCAACCAGCTAACCAAAGCTGAACTGATTGAACTTGCTTGAAAAGCAATTAACCACTATCAGGCTTATGGTGATTTAGAAAAACTCAAACAGTGTTTAGCTGTCTATAATGAAACAATTATCAATCTTTAG
- a CDS encoding cytadherence-associated protein P65, with product MEKNRSAFQQNQQASNQPFNQDQNQYYQDPNQQQFNQSGFDPNQQQFNQPGFDPNQQYYQDPNQQQFNQAGFDQNQQYYQDPNQQQFNQPGFDPNQQYYQDPNQQQFNQAGFDQNQYYQDPNQQQFNQSGFDQNQYYQDPNQQQFNQPSFDLNNQQFNQPGFNQSPAFEITPQEQKAEQEMFGEEPPQVVREIHELPFEKIRSFLQSDFDSYNFRLNSLKSKLDNALYSLDKTIQNTNENTANLEAIRHNLEQKIQNQSKQLRTNFDTQKLDDKINELEIRMQKLTRNFESLSELSKHNSYPNYYEKLLPNGGDSMTNVFEKALMMNLLRTTLPPQPQVQYYPQPYPYIRPYYDEPIYAGFRRRGYRDDFYE from the coding sequence ATGGAAAAAAATAGATCAGCTTTTCAACAAAACCAACAAGCATCAAACCAACCTTTTAACCAAGATCAAAACCAGTATTACCAAGATCCTAACCAACAACAATTTAACCAATCTGGTTTTGATCCAAATCAACAGCAATTTAATCAACCAGGATTTGATCCTAACCAACAATATTATCAAGATCCCAATCAACAACAATTTAATCAAGCTGGTTTTGATCAAAACCAACAGTATTACCAAGATCCCAATCAACAGCAATTTAATCAACCAGGATTTGATCCTAACCAACAATATTATCAAGATCCCAATCAACAACAATTTAATCAAGCTGGTTTTGATCAAAACCAGTATTACCAAGATCCTAACCAACAACAATTTAACCAATCTGGTTTTGATCAAAACCAGTACTATCAAGATCCTAATCAGCAACAATTTAACCAGCCTAGTTTTGATCTAAATAACCAACAATTTAACCAACCTGGATTCAACCAATCCCCAGCATTTGAAATCACACCTCAAGAGCAAAAAGCTGAACAGGAAATGTTTGGTGAAGAACCACCTCAAGTAGTTAGAGAGATCCATGAACTACCATTTGAAAAGATCCGTTCTTTTTTACAAAGTGATTTTGATAGCTATAACTTTCGCTTAAACTCACTTAAAAGCAAACTGGATAATGCCTTGTATTCACTTGATAAAACAATCCAAAACACCAATGAAAACACTGCTAATCTAGAAGCAATTAGACATAACTTAGAACAAAAGATTCAAAACCAAAGCAAGCAATTAAGAACTAACTTTGATACCCAAAAGCTTGATGATAAGATCAATGAATTGGAGATCAGAATGCAAAAACTAACCAGGAATTTTGAATCTCTAAGTGAACTTTCAAAGCACAACTCTTATCCTAATTACTATGAAAAATTGTTACCAAATGGTGGTGATAGTATGACCAATGTCTTTGAAAAAGCACTAATGATGAATTTATTGAGAACTACATTACCCCCTCAACCCCAAGTTCAATACTACCCTCAACCCTATCCATACATAAGACCTTACTATGATGAACCTATTTACGCTGGGTTTAGAAGAAGGGGTTACCGTGATGACTTCTATGAATAA
- the hmw2 gene encoding terminal organelle tip protein HMW2 — protein MKPFDKKPSLQPIYDIGFDDGYLQSEYEKNRSKTDVDKIENQLLKEIKSLEDELKNLKGLKNQAEDNPELDKKINHLEVDLNRLVNEYKNFQFQKNHMVDKVSELDNLTRFYKNELTRLQQENADFLNSKYANLANFQANYHNKLNDFHRLIENQNQTINRLNQKINGNQNLIDNNVALLQNPNITVEKKNYLLNVIDQLYNELDQLENQKRLLSIEYENTYRELVSADNELQNVYENIDQNQIQFKHQYQTYRDELSQLERKIQLTKQELVDKESALRVKIDDADFYINARLAELDDVAKQLSFQDGITKQNAQHVEDKLVALNKEKDRLNTQKEAFFNLRQSALIDINKLQQENELFAKHLEHQQNEFEQKQSDSLLKLETEYKALQHKINEFKNESATKSEELLNQERELFEKRREIDTLLTQASLEYEHQRESSQLLKDKQNEVKQHFQNLEYAKKELDKERNLLDQQKKVDSEAIFQLKEKVAQERKELEELYLVKKQKQDQKENELLFFEKQLKQHQADFENELEAKQQELFEAKHALERSFIKLEDKEKDLNTKAQQIANEFSQLKTDKSKSADFELMLQNEYENLQQEKQKLFQERTYFERNAAVLSNRLQQKREELLQQKETLDQLTKSFEQERLINQREHKELVASVEKQKEILGKKLQDFSQTSLNASKNLAEREMAIKFKEKEIEATEKQLLNDVNNAEVIQADLAQLNQSLNQERSELQNAKQRIADFHNDSLKKLNEYELSLQKRLQELQTLEANQKQHSYQNQAYFEGELDKLNREKQAFLNLRKKQTMEVDAIKQRLSDKHQALNMQQAELDRKTHELNNAFLNHDADQKSLQDQLATVKETQKLIDLERSALLEKQREFAENVAGFKRHWSNKTSQLQKIYELTKKQESEQTQKETELKIAFSDLQKDYQVFELQKDQEFRQIEAKQRELDKLAEKNNQVKLELDNRFQALQNQKQDTVQAQLELEREQHQLNLEQTAFNQANESLLKQREQLTKKIQAFHYELKKRNQFLALKGKRLFAKEQDQQRKDQEINWRFKQFEKEYTDFDEAKKRELEELEKIRRSLSQSNVELERKREKLATDFTNLNKVQHNTQINRDQLNSQIRQFLLERKNFQRFSNEANAKKAFLIKRLRSFASNLKLQKEALAIQKLEFDKRDEQQKKELQQATLQLEQFKFEKQNFDIEKQRQLVAIKTQCEKLSDEKKALNQKLVELKNLSQTYLANKNKAEYSQQQLQQKYTNLLDLKENLERTKDQLDKKHRSIFARLTKFANDLRFEKKQLLKAQRIVDDKNRLLKENERNLHFLSNETERKRAVLEDQISYFEKQRKQATDAILASHKEVKKKEGELQKLLVELETRKTKLNNDFAKFSRQREEFENQRLKLLELQKTLQTQTNSNNFKTKAIQEIENSYKRGMEELNFQKKEFDKNKSRLYEYFRKMRDEIERKESQVKLVLKETQRKANLLEAQANKLNIEKNTIDFKEKELKAFKDKVDQDIDSTNKQRKELNELLNENKLLQQSLIERERAINSKDSLLNKKIETIKRQLHDKEMRVLRLVDRMKLAEQKYQTEINRLRTQTFDSEKQDIKNFFPPLFKINGNDMAFPYLYPWLYPQQKQDDNTLQIRQLFEQQLQFMQQRYENELNELRRQRNLLEKKLDQIQLESQLNNKQSEFSKVESMMEKLLEKTESRLNDFDQKINYLTKKVNQHNTYQPSSYQPTPSYQDSDKQQLLFRIQELEKQNLFQQQFQPAPAVVQQPTSFAAPNITKQQQIAQLNAEINNIKRLIAQKAASK, from the coding sequence ATGAAACCATTTGATAAAAAACCTTCGCTGCAACCAATTTATGACATTGGTTTTGATGATGGTTATCTCCAAAGTGAGTATGAAAAAAATCGTTCTAAAACCGATGTTGATAAGATCGAAAACCAGCTTTTAAAAGAGATTAAAAGCCTGGAAGATGAACTTAAAAACCTTAAGGGCTTGAAGAATCAAGCAGAAGATAATCCTGAACTTGATAAAAAGATTAACCACTTGGAAGTTGATCTAAACCGTTTGGTTAATGAATATAAAAACTTCCAGTTCCAAAAGAACCACATGGTTGATAAGGTTAGTGAACTTGATAACTTAACCCGTTTTTATAAGAATGAACTAACCCGCTTACAACAAGAAAACGCTGATTTTCTCAACTCCAAGTATGCTAATTTAGCTAACTTCCAAGCTAACTACCACAATAAACTAAATGATTTTCACCGCTTAATAGAAAATCAAAACCAAACCATTAACCGCTTAAACCAAAAGATTAATGGTAACCAAAATCTGATTGATAATAACGTTGCTTTACTGCAAAACCCCAACATCACAGTTGAAAAAAAGAACTACTTACTAAATGTTATTGATCAACTTTACAATGAGCTTGATCAACTTGAGAATCAAAAAAGATTATTAAGTATTGAGTATGAAAATACCTATAGAGAGTTAGTTAGTGCAGATAATGAACTGCAAAATGTTTATGAAAACATCGATCAAAATCAGATCCAGTTTAAACACCAATACCAAACTTATAGAGATGAGTTAAGTCAACTTGAGCGCAAGATCCAGCTCACCAAACAAGAGTTAGTTGATAAAGAATCAGCACTAAGAGTAAAGATAGATGATGCTGATTTTTACATTAATGCCCGTTTAGCTGAACTTGATGATGTAGCTAAACAACTTAGCTTTCAAGATGGTATTACCAAGCAAAATGCTCAACATGTTGAGGATAAGTTAGTTGCTTTAAACAAAGAAAAAGACCGTTTAAATACCCAAAAAGAGGCCTTTTTTAACTTAAGACAATCTGCTTTAATTGATATCAATAAACTCCAGCAGGAAAATGAACTGTTTGCTAAGCACTTAGAACACCAGCAAAATGAGTTTGAACAAAAACAGTCTGATAGCCTCTTAAAGCTTGAAACTGAATATAAGGCTTTACAACACAAGATTAATGAATTTAAAAATGAAAGTGCCACTAAGAGCGAGGAACTTTTAAACCAAGAACGGGAACTATTTGAAAAACGCAGGGAAATTGACACGCTTTTAACCCAAGCATCTTTGGAATATGAACACCAACGTGAGTCAAGTCAACTACTCAAAGATAAGCAGAATGAAGTAAAACAACACTTCCAAAACTTAGAGTATGCTAAAAAGGAGCTAGACAAAGAAAGAAACCTCTTAGATCAACAAAAAAAAGTTGATAGTGAAGCAATCTTTCAACTCAAAGAAAAGGTTGCTCAAGAACGTAAGGAGCTTGAAGAACTATACCTTGTTAAAAAACAAAAACAAGATCAGAAGGAAAATGAACTGTTGTTTTTTGAAAAGCAGTTAAAACAACACCAAGCAGATTTTGAAAATGAATTGGAAGCTAAACAACAGGAGTTGTTTGAAGCTAAACATGCATTGGAACGTTCCTTTATCAAACTTGAAGATAAAGAAAAAGATCTTAACACTAAAGCACAACAGATTGCCAATGAGTTTTCCCAACTAAAAACTGATAAGTCAAAGAGTGCTGATTTTGAACTAATGTTGCAAAATGAGTATGAAAACTTGCAACAAGAAAAACAAAAGTTATTCCAAGAACGTACTTACTTTGAAAGGAATGCTGCGGTTTTATCAAACCGGTTACAACAAAAACGTGAGGAGTTATTACAACAAAAAGAAACGCTTGATCAGCTTACAAAAAGCTTTGAGCAAGAACGGTTAATCAACCAAAGGGAACACAAGGAGTTGGTTGCATCAGTTGAAAAACAAAAGGAGATATTGGGCAAAAAACTCCAAGATTTTTCCCAAACTTCACTGAACGCTTCTAAAAATTTAGCTGAACGGGAGATGGCAATCAAGTTTAAAGAAAAGGAGATAGAAGCAACTGAAAAGCAACTGTTAAATGATGTTAATAATGCTGAAGTTATCCAAGCAGACTTAGCACAACTCAACCAATCACTTAACCAAGAACGCAGTGAATTGCAAAACGCCAAACAAAGGATTGCTGATTTTCACAATGATTCACTAAAAAAACTCAATGAGTATGAACTTAGCTTACAAAAACGGTTGCAAGAATTACAAACCCTTGAGGCTAACCAAAAACAACATTCATATCAAAATCAAGCTTACTTTGAAGGTGAACTTGATAAACTTAACAGAGAAAAACAAGCTTTTTTGAACTTACGTAAGAAACAAACTATGGAGGTTGATGCTATTAAACAAAGGTTGAGTGATAAACATCAAGCTTTAAATATGCAACAAGCAGAGCTAGATAGAAAAACCCATGAGTTAAATAATGCTTTTTTAAACCATGATGCGGATCAAAAGAGTCTACAGGACCAACTAGCAACTGTTAAAGAGACCCAAAAACTAATTGATTTAGAACGTAGTGCACTGCTTGAAAAGCAACGTGAGTTTGCTGAAAATGTTGCTGGTTTTAAGCGCCATTGGTCTAATAAAACTAGTCAACTCCAAAAGATTTATGAACTGACCAAAAAACAGGAAAGTGAGCAAACCCAAAAGGAAACAGAACTAAAGATTGCTTTTAGTGATCTACAAAAAGACTATCAGGTTTTTGAACTCCAAAAGGACCAAGAATTTAGACAAATTGAAGCTAAGCAACGTGAACTTGACAAGTTAGCTGAAAAAAATAATCAGGTCAAACTAGAACTTGATAACAGGTTTCAAGCGCTGCAAAACCAAAAGCAAGACACAGTACAAGCTCAGCTAGAACTGGAACGTGAACAACACCAGTTAAACCTTGAGCAAACTGCTTTCAACCAAGCTAATGAATCACTTTTAAAACAACGTGAACAACTCACCAAAAAGATCCAAGCTTTCCACTATGAGTTGAAAAAGCGTAACCAATTCTTAGCTTTAAAAGGGAAAAGGTTGTTTGCAAAAGAGCAAGATCAACAACGCAAAGATCAGGAGATCAACTGACGCTTTAAACAGTTTGAAAAGGAATATACTGATTTTGATGAAGCTAAGAAAAGGGAACTTGAAGAGCTTGAAAAGATCAGAAGAAGTTTAAGTCAAAGCAACGTTGAATTAGAGAGAAAAAGAGAAAAACTGGCTACTGATTTCACTAATTTAAATAAGGTTCAACACAACACCCAAATTAACCGTGATCAACTTAACAGTCAGATCAGACAGTTCTTATTAGAACGCAAAAACTTCCAACGCTTTAGTAATGAAGCTAATGCTAAAAAAGCCTTTTTAATTAAGCGCTTAAGAAGCTTTGCATCCAATCTAAAACTCCAAAAAGAAGCGTTAGCAATCCAAAAACTAGAGTTTGATAAGCGTGATGAACAACAGAAAAAAGAGTTACAGCAAGCTACTTTACAACTAGAACAGTTCAAGTTTGAAAAGCAAAACTTTGACATTGAAAAACAACGCCAACTAGTTGCTATTAAAACTCAGTGTGAAAAACTTAGTGATGAAAAAAAGGCACTAAACCAAAAGCTAGTTGAACTAAAAAACTTATCCCAAACCTATCTTGCTAATAAGAATAAGGCTGAATACTCCCAGCAACAACTCCAACAGAAATACACCAATTTACTTGATCTGAAGGAAAACTTAGAGAGAACCAAAGATCAATTAGATAAAAAACATCGTTCTATCTTCGCTAGATTAACTAAGTTTGCAAATGACTTACGTTTTGAAAAAAAGCAACTGTTAAAAGCACAGCGCATAGTTGATGATAAAAACCGTCTTTTGAAAGAAAATGAACGTAACCTCCATTTCCTTTCCAATGAAACAGAACGAAAACGAGCAGTTCTCGAAGATCAAATTTCTTACTTTGAAAAACAACGTAAACAAGCTACTGATGCGATCCTAGCATCACATAAAGAAGTTAAAAAGAAGGAAGGTGAACTGCAAAAGTTACTGGTTGAATTAGAAACAAGAAAAACCAAACTCAACAATGATTTTGCAAAATTCTCAAGACAACGTGAAGAGTTTGAAAACCAACGCTTAAAGCTCTTGGAACTGCAAAAAACCCTGCAAACCCAAACTAATTCCAACAACTTTAAAACCAAAGCAATCCAAGAGATTGAAAACAGTTATAAAAGGGGGATGGAAGAACTTAACTTCCAAAAGAAGGAGTTTGATAAGAATAAATCACGCTTATATGAATACTTTAGAAAGATGCGTGATGAGATTGAAAGAAAGGAAAGTCAGGTTAAGTTAGTTTTAAAAGAGACCCAAAGGAAAGCCAACCTCTTAGAAGCACAAGCCAACAAACTTAACATTGAAAAAAACACTATTGACTTTAAAGAAAAAGAGTTAAAAGCCTTTAAAGATAAGGTTGATCAAGACATTGATTCAACCAATAAACAACGCAAGGAGTTAAATGAGCTTTTAAATGAAAACAAGTTATTACAACAATCACTAATCGAAAGAGAAAGGGCTATTAATTCCAAAGATTCACTTCTAAATAAGAAGATAGAAACGATTAAACGCCAACTCCATGATAAGGAGATGCGGGTGTTGCGCTTGGTTGATAGAATGAAATTAGCAGAACAGAAATACCAAACAGAAATCAACCGCTTAAGAACCCAAACTTTCGATTCTGAAAAACAAGACATTAAAAACTTCTTCCCACCGTTATTTAAAATTAACGGTAATGATATGGCCTTTCCTTACTTGTACCCCTGACTATATCCTCAACAAAAGCAAGATGATAATACTCTGCAAATTCGTCAGCTTTTTGAACAGCAGCTGCAGTTCATGCAACAACGCTATGAAAATGAGTTAAATGAATTGCGTAGACAACGTAATTTACTTGAGAAAAAACTTGATCAAATCCAACTAGAATCCCAACTTAATAATAAGCAAAGTGAGTTTAGTAAGGTGGAATCAATGATGGAAAAACTACTTGAAAAAACTGAGAGTAGGTTAAATGATTTTGATCAGAAAATTAACTATCTCACCAAGAAAGTTAACCAACACAACACCTATCAACCAAGTTCCTATCAACCAACTCCTTCTTATCAAGACAGTGATAAACAACAGTTGTTATTTAGAATCCAAGAACTGGAAAAACAAAACTTATTCCAACAACAATTTCAACCTGCACCAGCTGTTGTCCAACAACCTACTAGTTTTGCAGCCCCTAACATCACCAAACAACAGCAAATTGCCCAACTTAATGCTGAAATTAACAACATTAAAAGGTTGATTGCCCAAAAAGCAGCAAGTAAATAA
- a CDS encoding MPN311 family protein, which yields MVNNEYQQLNTLVESDDEADLVIANLVKQLNELKQILVSLDNQEASATAVTDKKEEEYNQNQSSFHNFSKETLQKQAKRGFLLLERCSLVGLQQLELEYVNLLGRSFDSYQQKTELLNNLKELVDEHFSDTEKIINTLEKIFDVIGGSEYTPVLNSFFNKLLSDPDPIQREIGLRQFIITLRQRFKKLSQKIDSSLKQIETEAKIATEQVQNSEVMFGPPDIANDHELNLNWPDSETDAILSSMENELEAALLAKHQEEPPLIVTPPSLIKPTVSQPEVEVVTPTNNTNFQPQVDLKPTDLKKQQKKKPLNFITRPVFKSNLPPKLSKDDIVHYAHQLLEKNTHNE from the coding sequence ATGGTTAATAATGAATATCAACAACTAAACACTTTAGTTGAGAGTGATGATGAAGCGGATCTTGTGATTGCTAACCTAGTTAAACAACTCAATGAACTAAAGCAAATCCTTGTTTCACTAGATAATCAAGAAGCAAGTGCCACTGCAGTTACTGATAAAAAGGAAGAGGAATACAACCAAAACCAATCCAGTTTCCATAACTTCAGCAAAGAAACACTGCAAAAGCAAGCAAAACGTGGTTTTCTTTTACTGGAACGCTGTTCGTTGGTTGGGTTACAACAACTAGAGTTGGAGTATGTTAATTTGTTGGGCAGAAGTTTTGATTCTTATCAACAAAAAACAGAGCTTTTAAACAACTTAAAGGAGCTTGTTGATGAACATTTCAGTGATACTGAAAAAATTATCAATACCCTTGAAAAGATCTTTGATGTTATTGGCGGTAGTGAATATACCCCTGTCTTAAACTCGTTTTTTAACAAGCTTTTAAGTGATCCTGATCCAATCCAACGGGAAATTGGCTTAAGACAATTTATCATCACTCTCCGTCAGCGCTTTAAAAAGTTATCACAAAAGATTGACAGTTCTCTCAAACAGATAGAAACAGAGGCTAAAATAGCCACTGAACAGGTTCAAAATAGTGAAGTGATGTTCGGTCCCCCTGATATTGCTAATGATCATGAGTTAAACCTGAACTGACCTGATAGTGAAACAGATGCTATCTTAAGTTCAATGGAAAATGAATTGGAAGCTGCTTTATTAGCAAAACACCAAGAAGAACCACCGTTAATTGTTACCCCACCCAGCTTAATAAAACCAACTGTTAGTCAACCTGAAGTTGAAGTTGTTACACCTACTAACAACACTAATTTCCAACCCCAAGTTGATCTCAAACCTACTGATTTGAAAAAACAACAGAAGAAAAAACCACTTAACTTTATTACCCGTCCTGTTTTCAAAAGTAATTTGCCACCGAAACTAAGTAAGGATGACATAGTTCATTATGCGCACCAGTTACTTGAAAAAAATACCCATAATGAATAG
- a CDS encoding MPN313 family protein — protein MYKLEKAQAKQVVGGLSFWTFSAGLIMIVNALTGVAHAVNDIFQSTTANANGSDDDNENKNNSYRSKSNYFNTARFKLGLTPGSSSYSFPVFS, from the coding sequence ATGTATAAATTAGAAAAAGCACAAGCTAAGCAAGTTGTTGGTGGATTATCTTTCTGAACTTTTAGTGCAGGACTTATTATGATAGTTAATGCACTTACTGGGGTTGCACATGCAGTAAATGACATTTTTCAAAGTACCACAGCTAATGCCAATGGTTCTGATGATGATAATGAGAATAAAAATAATAGTTATCGCTCTAAAAGCAATTACTTTAACACCGCACGGTTTAAACTAGGATTAACCCCAGGTAGTTCTTCCTATTCCTTTCCAGTTTTTAGTTAA
- the mraZ gene encoding division/cell wall cluster transcriptional repressor MraZ encodes MLLGTFNLTLDNKNRISLPAKLRSFFDSSIVINRGFENCLEIRKPADFESYFQTFNNFPNTQKDTRTLKRLIFANANLVELDSANRILIPNNLISDAKLDKEIVLIGQFDHLEVWDKVQYEQYLASSESLETVAERMKDAK; translated from the coding sequence ATGCTGCTAGGTACCTTTAATCTTACCCTTGATAACAAGAACAGAATTAGCTTGCCAGCTAAGCTCCGTAGTTTCTTTGATAGCAGCATAGTTATTAACCGCGGCTTTGAAAACTGTTTGGAAATTAGAAAACCTGCAGACTTTGAGAGTTATTTTCAAACCTTTAATAACTTCCCTAACACCCAAAAAGACACAAGAACATTAAAACGCTTAATCTTTGCTAATGCTAATCTAGTTGAACTTGATAGTGCAAACAGAATCCTAATCCCTAATAACCTAATTAGTGATGCTAAGTTAGATAAAGAGATCGTGTTAATTGGTCAATTTGACCATCTTGAAGTTTGGGATAAAGTGCAATATGAACAATATCTAGCTAGTTCAGAATCACTAGAGACAGTAGCTGAAAGGATGAAAGATGCTAAATAA